Part of the Zingiber officinale cultivar Zhangliang chromosome 8A, Zo_v1.1, whole genome shotgun sequence genome, ccacacagaagcactctgtgggttatctgatcggtctccagaccgatcagaaagaagcgatcagaaagactgggactcaaagcgagaggagggatcggtctgtggaccgatccacccataggctgatcggtccacagaccgatcagactattcctagaccgatcaggatatgtcctgatcggtccggaagacaatggatcggtctgttgaccgatccacaacttgtcatttgtttctgctgcttctctgatatttctgattcacttctgattcacctgatcaaatcatcttctgtgagatttttaagttacaggttgcaggtatcgtgccattggttaatttcaaatgaagctccatcagaagaataagaacaagtgccctttatgctgtatttcactgcaagtgatgcaattcgaacttcaacgttcactgaccgcgatcagttggactcttgctcattggttcgagctcagagacaccagtgaagaccatagatggtattggtgtgagttcagagaaccagatgagaaggaagagtgattggcgacgcctgagttggttgcagcgattcgacacaggtgacagtgattcgggacagtgagaaagcagaataagaagaaggaagaagagaggtttgctaaggttctggaaaaagcTCTCgttcgatcaagcaagaggttgtgtgttgttgagctcttggctgattccttctgtctttgcgtgcACTTTgtttcgtggctgtaagttcatctgttcaatcctttagccactgaaatctgtaagtcattgtgctttactttcaaatctattttgtgatctttgtggagaggttactccaccgagaaggagaaacatttagccggaatttgtccgggatgtgatctaccgaacgatcaagggatcatccaccttacggacacgccgaggagtaggggcaagttatccccgaacctcgtacatacttgtgtaagctgtgggttgtgcttctttccttacatcagttttatttttgtttatttccgctgtgctaacaagcttttgtgacGAATTGATTGAcatttttagtggaggctattcacaccccccctctctagccatccgaagatcctaacagactttagaatttttacaaatctttttatcTCTCTTCTaagcataagaaagtcaatttgtaattttttattcccacttttgaatgtgattaaatgttcttcttttttcttaaaaaacgtattagttaATATAAGGTTATATGCTATTGTAAAATCAAATATAGTTTTTCTTTCTTCATTTCTAGTTTCAAACTCATAACTCTCATGTACCTTTcgtattcctcatttttcacttcgACATGCCTATTTAGATCAccttatattaaaattatttcatttgacagaatgttttgtaatatttcatctaggtCTTCCCAAAACTTTGATTTGGTAATTTCATTTAATTCTACTTGCGGTAATTTAAGGGTTATAATTTTATCCCTTTTTCTAACTAGTACTACAACTTTatcttttaacaaactatctacaataatatccactccatttcttattttattcttCCTATATActaacccgagttctctatcatctctGTCTTTTCGCCTTtctattttgtctcttgtatacacaaaatactaattcttctttaATCATCATATATATTAATGTTacaaatcttagactattagtttttCTATAGTATTTATTCTTATCTAATCTATGATGTGAAAaatcttgcctatttaacactacacccaaattCTCATGAAGTTATAACGATCCTTGCCAATACATTATAGTCATACCTTATAATgtaaactcttgcatatttaacactatACTCGAGTTTTGAAGATGTAATgttccttgctgagacgttacagttggACCCTACAACATGTTACTTTCGAGaataacctagcattagcacaataatttaataaataaattcattgaatatttatcataatttaatACTGATTGATAACCTAACGTAATACTCCTTCTTTATCCAAACTTTAAATTAACTATAACTAATTTGCCATGGACAAAGTTGAGAAACTATTAAACTATGACAAATTAGttaacataattttaaaaaattattagataGTAAAGTTACTAAATAATTGTGATGCAAGTACAATTAAACTTTAAATTCTAAAACCTTGAACTTCATATCCTATatcctaaatcctaaatcctaaatcctaaatcctaaatcctaaatcctaaatcctaaatcctaaatattattatatcaaaatatcctCTACTAACTtgtcaaaattatttaagttttatcAATATCACTTTAAaacaattataaaaattattgaatAACTGCTTTGTAGAAACTACTAAATATATGTTACAATATTATAATAGAATCGTATTAACTATTACACATATAAAGCAACTGTTACACATTGTAACAATTAATTGTAACTACTCCAATAGCCTTAAAAAGCAAGGAACAACGTTATTGAGCTACTATATATTGTAACCGTTACAATTAGCTACTACAACAATGCTGAaagtaaaattattttcgaaaatgaaacaccatttgtttttttttttttgttttttgaaaaagAAGAGCTCTTTTCACTGTATACGTTAGAATGCCCTTTTCCACAAACACAATAACATgcaagaaaacacaaactcagaAACAGATTATCCAGCAATATAATCCAATCAAACAATTATAAATAAACACGTAAAATCAACAAATTTAAGCAATAAGAGGTAAAACGAGATACTTTtgagaatttaaataataaaaggtAAAACAGATCGAAGGGGCTGTTTAGTATGAGAACAACCAAATATATAGAGTATAAGAGCTTTAGATAATTTTGCATTATAATAAATaagctttttttgttttttctgttAACTCCAATTTATAATAGTTTACAATTCAAATTACTATACAAGAAGAATCTCAGACAAACAGTGCTTCACATATATATAAGAATTTGTAATTGGCAACATTCAGAAATAGAGTTTGTAATTATTGTGTTAACAAAAAAAGGCAATTTAAGTAGGTGGCAGACTCTATCCACATAATAAGAGTGACTCTTTCAATGAAGCTCAACAAAGAAGCTTCTAACTAGAATGCTATTCTCCTTCAGCTTTCAACAATATTAAGAGATGAgatagaaggaaagtgatttctCACTAACCTTGGCAGTTGTCACTGTACCACATGAACCAAAACTTTGCTGAAAGaacttttttttcacattttaaaACACAATTTCTATTTGCGAGGGGTTCAACTGACAACTTCCTAGAATAAGTGATTTGCAAGTCAATCAGGTAGTAAAAAAGGAATATGGAAAAGACTAACATCCTCATGTCCATATTAGCAATTACATTCATAATTGGCCGGCCAGGAAAGTATCAAGTAAACCATATGAGAAACTAGAACAAGATTGGTTCAATATCATTACTTATCTAGAAAAGAAACTCATACCCAAATGTACCCCTGTTGGATATTCCTTGCAAACTCAGCTACAACTCACAAGACTTCATGCAGTTTGGGTAATTTATCTTGGTAAGGGAGCACATACTTCTGCAAAAAATATGGACCAGATGATGAGAAAAATCCATGTAGCTTGTTTGTTGACTTCCATAACCCTTCAGATTTCAATatctccatcacacgaaatcgAGGAATCAACCTCTTTTCCAAACTTAATGCTAAAGGCTTCGGGTGGTAAGCAATGTCTAAAGGTGCAATCCCAACATCCTTGACCAAAAATTCCATCTTTCCCAGCAATGACTCTGTGGAAAGCTTTAGAAAACTTGGTTGTTTCTTGACTGCAGTATTGAAATCCGAATTTGACCAGCCAAAATTGTTCATGAGCTTGACATGGGCCTCAAATTTTTCCCTGCTGACCCCGTGCAGCACATCAAGGATCCAGAGGAACATTCTAGATTCCCGGGTAATTCCAATCCCCTCAACTCTATCTACCAGAGCCCGGAGGGCGTCTGGGTTCAGCATGATGAAGCTCGGGTGAAATTTAATGATAAGAGAAACCCGCTTTTCAGAAATACCACATTCATCCCGTAAGAATTTCATGTTGGGGTGTAGTACATTCTCAATGTTGCTGCTAAAAAAAAATCCGCAATTCCGGAGATTCTTGAGGAGGATCTCCTTCGATCCAAATAAACTTTCCCAAACCTTCAATCTGGGAAGAAGCGTGTTCTGGACGTTGAGCCAAATGATGAAGGGTTGCCGCATAACGACATTGACGACGTCGGACTCAGAGAACCCCATGTCGCGCAAAAAATTGAACTTCGGAGCGAGGTTCGTCTCCACATTACAGCCGAGCAATACTGGCCTCCAAGATATTAGCTTTCTGATATTAGCGCCATCTAGGCCCCGAGATCTGAGGAATCCAAGAACGGCGTCGGCTCTCTCGGTGGACTGACAGCGGGAGAGCTTCTTTGAGAACTTGGAAGCATCCTTGGCGGAGAACCCGCATGTATCCACGAGGTAATCGACCGGGAAGTGCGTATCGGTAGAAGCGGTAGCGCCTGAAGAGGAGACAGAAGTGACGGTGGAGAAGAAGACGCGGAGGAGTTGGGTCGGAGGAGGGAGGGCATAGCGGCGGACCAAGGAGTGAAACATATCGTGGATTCGAGGGCGCGTGTCAAGCGTCCTCGTGAAGTCGACCTAAATTGATCCCGTAAAGCCCTAATTCAATCACATCTTCCGGCCTACCTTCACTATTCGTTGTTTTTTTAACCTTAAATACTATAAATTTATTCTTAAACTCTCTCAAGATAAAATTTAATTGACttaactccataattaaaaaaataaataaaaaaatattattagacaTTCTAATTATATATCTcgacatctattttttttttttaattttaatttttttaatttgaacacAGTAATCAAAACCCTAAATCCTAGAAGTAAAATTTAATTAGCTTAATCCGAGAGTCAAACAAATAATAAATGAATCGAGACTCTTGAATTCAATCCAGATGACTAGATCGTTATCACAGATGAAGTCCGCAGCATTTCATCCACAGCatatcaaatttatatatatagttttgatatgttGTCGATCTTACGTCGCACACTCCATGagcattgttttttattttttttaagatctTAGTTATCCCaatcatattttatcttttagATTTACGGGTTGTGTTATAgtattaagtataaaaaaaattaaattgaaaaaaaaattaggtgcATAATGTGGGGCTTAAGATGgacaatatataaaatatatatataattcaagaaTGTTTATAAGTAAAAAAAACGGAAATCAAAATCTCAAGTAAATAAGTGAAATTCAACACAcaatttattatttcatattgCAAGAAAACAGATAACACAAAAACATCCAGATTATCGAGCAATATAAATCCAATCAAAACAACTTATAAATAACAAGTATTCCTACCAAGTTGTATAAGATCTAAATCTTATATAGTAGTATAAGATCTTCAGACAATtttgaataataataaataagCTTTTTTTGGTCTGTATACTTCTCACACTTTCATTCTCATCTCAGTTCTCATCGATCAACTAGTCTACATTTATCATACTTTACAATTCAAATTACAAGAATCTGAGATTAACAGTACGTATATGTAAGAATTTGCAATTGATAGCATTTAGAAATGAAATGGACTGTAATttttctgcaaaaaaaaaaaaaggcaatttAAGTATGTGACAGACTTTATCCACATAATAAGAGTGAAACTTTCGATGAAGCTCAACAAAGAGGCTTCTAACTATAATTCTATTCTCCTTTAGCTCTCAACAATATTAAGAAATGAGATAGATTAAATAGAAGTGATATAGTCTGAATCTCCTCCTTGGAGCCTTTTTCCACTGTAGCACTTCACTAAGGGTTTGTATTGGTAGAGTCCCAGTTGACTCCTCATCCATGGCTGAGGTCCTCCTCCGATCTTTGACGCTCCACTACCTCCGCCTATAAGTAGAAGTGCTTCCAAATTGGTGACTTGAACAATAAAATTGACACTAGTGAGTGGGGGCTAGCACTGCGGGCTTTACTcctccgatgcttaagtcagCGACGGGCTAAACAAAAAAAGTGTCTCCCTCGAGGAAGGGCTCGGTTGTTTGTTGGAATTCAATAAAAGTCCTACATTGAAAAGATTTAGTAACAATCATAGATTTAAAATAATAtaggatatctctattggcatgagataTTTTGGGTATAGCCTAAGAGTAAAGTCATAAGACTTAAAtctaaagtgggcaatatcatattattatggaGATATGTTAACAAACCTTGGGTATAACATTACTGTTTTTTAGGAGAAAAtagaaggaaagaaaaagaagaaaaatgaagTCAGGGATCATGAGAATATGATTCTTTGTTATTCGAACTTAAGTTTCCTTTTATATAAACGAAACCTCGCTTCCCATGCCCCCTCACTCCTATTGTTTCATCTTTATGTGCTATGGGTGAGAGACAATTCTGACGTCAGGCGGCAACTGTGCTTGGGTGTTAGAGATATGCCCTAACATGCACGATTTTCTTCCTACCGCAAATAGCCAGGGACCAATCCCTAAGTGCCAAATGACAATCTGTCTTTTTAGGTGTGGAACATCTTTTGGTTTGGGGAAATATCTTTCCAAATTCGTTCTTCGATTCAATTAACCATTGTCATTTCCGTGAGAGTCAAAGGAGACAACACAATATAAGGAATTGAATTGCATGGGAGGGAATGACCCCCCTATCAATCTTGTGGTCAGCTTGATAGAGTCCCCTGATGGACTGTTAGCGAGCATGATTCTATTAGAGTTAGTAAAAGAGGATAGTCGAAGGGGTGAAGCCCAAAGGAGATATTCCCATGAGGGGTGTTCTTGCTTGCTTGGATAATGGGTTGCAGACATTCCTTAGCAAGGATGCTCCTACACCACTCATGAACTGTAGAGTGTGAGGACTAGTAGGGATTACTGAAGAAGGTATCCTTACCATCATATTATTTCAAGGACGTACCAAATGAGATTGTTCCCAATCTTTTACTTTCAGCGTCAGTGAGGACTTTACGCTTTTCGAGGATGTACCCAACAGGATTGTTCCTAATCTTTGACCTATTGGAGTCTATGAGGACTTAGATATTCTGGGGATGCACCCCGGGGTTGTTCCTAATTTTTTACCTATTGGAATATGTAAGGACTTTAGTCTTTTCGAAGATATATCCAACGGGGTTATTCCTAATTTTTTTACCTATTGGAGTTCGTGAGGACTTGGACAGTACGTATCTTTGTCTCCAAGCCACATTTGCTTGTGATCAGAGTCCTAGGGACTCCATGGGTGCAAACCGAGAGGCACATCACTTGCCCTCCCCAAACAGTTAGACTAAGGTGACAGCTAAGGACTGGCTGAAACCTTGCAGCAACGTGCTCTGCCATCAATGCTTCGGAATACAATCACCCCGCACGTTgattatgttggatcgagaaagcgCTAAAACTAAAACATAAAAGGCAGAGGCACggtgatttttacttggttcgcagGCCCGTGGctactactccaaggtccgcagtCAGTTTGACCCCtttggtgggcaatcactatcaatcttCTTTCCAAAGGAAAAGAAGACTCGCTTCTTTTACAAGTGAAGGGTTCGTTAATAAACTTACTGACACTTAGAGTATTTAGCACAAAAATAAGCAAGAGTAATAGAAAACAACAACTAAACATCAATAAGGCTAGACTCATTTGAGCTCGTAGCAGCGTCATGTTATTGTCATGTCGTTGAAGCTTGAGCGCAAAGTGTTGGAGTTTCAGAGTTTTTGGGAGCGTAATGGACCACTTGAAGAGTTAAATAGATGATTTTGAAGGTGATGTTTGAGGCTTCTTTTATAGAGTGATCCGAGCACTTGGATTAGTATAGGGTGCCTCCAGCAACCCCTATCTGATCTGACTTCATTGCTGACTCGGccactccgggcgcctggatcccttctgggcatCTGATTGGCTAATGTGacagtgttaggatcgatgatcgcggctagagaggggggtgtgaatagccgacgccaaatcttccgtttctttctacgattagggttagcgcagcggaaataaaatgaatagaaacgaaagcggagaatagcaaacctcaaactcgtcgatgtaacgaggttcggagatgaaactcctactcctcggcgtgtccgtaaggtggacgaatccaatcaatccgtcggtggatgagaccccggagaaccggctaatgtaacactccttctgggtggagaaacctcgccacaatgttttgcaaaaacaatacaggagtagaaagcagcaagaagcaaaatacaatacaaatgtatgaaacacctttgcttacttgccttctcttcgactggatgaagcagcaccttctcggatccaaccacaacagcaacagcaactgatcagttggtcccagccgagtggaagctcacaaaaagcttcaggaacgaagagctcagcaaagctcgcagaagaacttgcagcagcaagaagaaacagagaggaagaagaagagtaagagagagtcgccctcgatctccttttatacccgcatccacctgcgaagaagaagccagaagacagaagaccgttgcgagccaacggatagttctggaccaatcaggctccaacctgatcggtccacactgtccctgatcggtcttggggaccgatcaggctaagcctggaccgatcaggctatgtcctgatcggtccaggaagaccctgatcggtcctggggaccgatcaacatgctttttctcccgaacttcttgccttctgatcgttgtttcctgatcggtctgcagaccgatcagataacactcagtaggctactgcttggttactgatcggtcaccagaccgatccagatacccaatgtatcactggatcgatccactgatcgatccagagcttggtttttgcccaaaccaagtcccaagccttccaaaccaacatccggtcaaccttgacctgttggtacatcatgcttagcatccggtcactcccttgacctgctaagactccccaccaagtgtccggtcaatccctttgacccacttggacttttctcttcgtgtcaagtatccggtcactcccttgacctacttgaccttctcaacaccagatgtccgatcacccttgatccatctggatttttccttgcccggcttcactcaccaggactttcacctagcttcactcactaggattttcacctggcttcactcaccaggatttccaatctgcccggcttcactcaccaggactttccaactgcctggcttcactcaccaggactttcccactgcctggcttcactcaccaggtctttccaactgcctagcttcactcaccaggactttctccaactgcctggcttcactcaccaggactttcactttcacctagcttcactcactaggattttcacctggcttcactcaccaggatttcctgactgcctgacttcactcaccaggactttccgaactgcctggcttcactcaccaggactttacgaactgcctaacatcccagttaggacttcccagtcaagtatccggtcaaccttgacctacttgattcttcttcatccaacctgatcagatcctgatcagtatctctccgcatggacagctgcacctgcattgtccatgtctacatgtctttctgtattgtcaaacatcgaaaccatgaccaaggtttacgcttggtcaactaggtcaaccttgacctactggaaattgcaccaacagacagTAGTTAGTTAAAGCTCTATCCATGCCATGTTTATCCCTTCCCAAGTGCTTGGATTTGCTTAGCGTGCCTGGATTTGCTTAGGGTGCCTGGATGTTAACGTGTAGCACCCAATCAGGGCCTGTCACCTCATCTGGATGCGAAGCTGAACTTCGGGCAATTAGGGTGCTTGGATCCACTTAGGGCGCTCGAATCTCTGATCGCCTGGAaccactccgggcgccccggagttCCTTTTCTGGCCAACTCGTAAACTTATCTCCTGCATCACAATGTTAACACAAATATATAGTAATGAGTAGGATTGATAGTTCTTCGAGTTGTCTAGTCTCAACTTTTGGTCTCCTGTGAAATCTTAGGTTTGACTGACACCACTGCTCTCTTTCCGAGAGCGTGTCTTCACTAATCCACTCGGGAGAGTTTACTTAGTACCAAACCTTTGTCCACCCGACTTATTTGGACTTTTGTTCAACTGATCTTGACCTTCAAGACTTTCCAATAGATCTCCAATCCTCAACCTGTCTAGACTTTCCGCCTAGTGTCCTTGACCCCCATTACTTCCCATCCGATGTACTCAATATGCCAAGTCTTCCTGCCTAATCCCTCCATTCAGGATTTTCTTGCCTAACTTCAACTAGGTCTTCCCTTACTTatcctcaactaggactttcctaccAGCTTGATTTATATGTTAGAATACTACAAGATTTAATTTTGATCTTTTGCCAATATTAAAACTTAGGCTTAATTGCATGATGCTTATTATACTAATAATCTCTCCTTTTTAATTATTGACAATATGGTTAAGTCAAGttaaaaaatataacaatttaGGGAGTtaataaatagtttagaaaatgAACATAACAAATGAATTTCTCAGCAAGATAcaaataagttaaaaataaatgcaTTCTGCTACTCTCCTTATTCTGACCTCTCCCCTAAAGTCATGCATGGGATATTTAATTTTTGCTTAACTTGTTCTGTTTCTCCCCTTTGCCACTTATCTAAAGAAAATGTAGTTCAAGTataaatttttccaaaaaaaagaGTTATAAGTTAAACATCGGAAAATTTgtttgaaagtttttaaaaattcaaaagatttgaaaaaagagaaaaaaaaaatttgaagagaTGTTTACGAAAGGAAATttgaaaagaattaaggaagaaaGAATTTTGaacagattttttaaaaaatagttagaGTTTGAAACAACATAAAAAAATCGAAGTCAAAGATTTTAAAGAAGACGAAAAAAATAGATTTTGCAAAGAATTCGAAGGATAAAAAAAATTGGGAAAAAAATTAGAGAAAAAAATTTTCTTGGAAAAACGTTGTTAAAGATCAAAAAACAAGGTTTTGAAAGCATGTTGAAAGATTAAATAAACAGGTTTTTTTTAGAATAAACAAAAAGAAGGTTTTGAAAAAACAATtttaaagatataagaaaaaaatccaaaataaatttttttgaaagattttttttatttgtttttgtcCTGTGATCCAAGCTGAAAGAaaatagtcaaaaaaaaaaatgtgctaaaaataattagtaaaaataaacatataaaaattaGTACCTAAGTAAATGTCTGAACTCTTTTTACCTAAATGATAAAGAATTATCATTGAGTTATATTTGAGTTTagttatattaagtgattaattttaaatttatactccttttgtggaaccgccacatcagcggctcCCCTAGAGCCGGtgccacggatatggagggaggtaaatataggtacacaGGTAGAAAGTacatggcggagacgttaaccccaggcagtgacaccccgaggatcgactCCTGGACCTTTcggccacagaaccatgcactccccatctgtgctacgccctggggactaaATTTATactccttttgattcatgttgaTGCACTTGTTCTatatgttaggaccttcggatggctagagagggggggggggtgtgaatagcctcctctaaaacttaaacaatCTTCTTACAAAAGTctattagcacagcggaaatatgcaaaagaaaaactaatacaaggaaaagaaacaacccacaactaacacaagtatgtacgaggttcggggataacttgcccctactcctcggcgtgtccgtaaagtggacgatcccttgatctttcggtagatcacaccccggatagattccggctaagagtttttccttctcggtggagtaacctctccacaaagtcacagaaaatatttaaatgaagcacaagacttacagggattagtggctaaagggtatgaaaaataagcttacagccacgatgaaagcagagcgcaaaaccagaagaagttccttagccaagagctcaaaaacacacAGCACTTTAGCTTGATCGACCGAGAgagattttcttcttcctttttttttggtTTTGGTTATCCTCTCGAACATCTCAtactccttcttcttatgcctctgccttTTCCATTGCGTCTgtctgtatcgaatcactgcaacctgcaccgaatcgctgctgccaactcaggcgtcgccaatcacttttcctcctcatctggttctctgaactcacaccaataccatccatggtcttcactggtgtctctgagctcgaaccaatagccaggagtcaagctgattgcaaccAGAACACAGCCAGATCGCCAGTAaccgttgacgctccaattgcacaatttgcagccaaacacagtagaaaaatcactttgtcttattcctctgatagaccttaatttgaactTAAGCACTGGCATgctacctgcaacctgcaacttaAAAAGCTCAcaccagatggttaaatcagacgaatcagaagttgcagacaAACAGAcagtgctgtggatcggtcagcagaccgatccatagccctctggaccgatcaggacataccctgatcggtctgggaggcttctgatcggtctgtggaccgatcagcctataggtggatcggtccacagaccgatccccttatTATCCTCTGAATCCCATCGTTTCCtaatcggtctatagaccgataacttacagtgaactactgtttggttactgatcggtcaccagaccgatcagattgttgggtttttcgggccgcgaaaatcgctttttcgcgtcgcggaaaccccgaaactccctagccaacggatccgtgcgaa contains:
- the LOC122011300 gene encoding transcription termination factor MTERF2, chloroplastic-like, producing the protein MFHSLVRRYALPPPTQLLRVFFSTVTSVSSSGATASTDTHFPVDYLVDTCGFSAKDASKFSKKLSRCQSTERADAVLGFLRSRGLDGANIRKLISWRPVLLGCNVETNLAPKFNFLRDMGFSESDVVNVVMRQPFIIWLNVQNTLLPRLKVWESLFGSKEILLKNLRNCGFFFSSNIENVLHPNMKFLRDECGISEKRVSLIIKFHPSFIMLNPDALRALVDRVEGIGITRESRMFLWILDVLHGVSREKFEAHVKLMNNFGWSNSDFNTAVKKQPSFLKLSTESLLGKMEFLVKDVGIAPLDIAYHPKPLALSLEKRLIPRFRVMEILKSEGLWKSTNKLHGFFSSSGPYFLQKYVLPYQDKLPKLHEVL